The window atcagcTCATCCAGTTTAAGAGTTGCAATGTTCTTAGATTCCTGAAttgcagtgattttgctttcccaagaaacTAGTAGAACCTTAGTTagaatcttctcaactttgtcttcttcaagaagagTCCTTCCAAGAGACTTCAGTTCATTagtcagtgtggtgaaccttgtatacatctcttggatagtctctccttccttcatagagaaattctcatattgagaatatagtaaaGTACCTTTGGACCTCTTCACCTGAGCAGTTCCTTCATGAGCCCCTTGCAAGGTGTCCCAAATTTTCTTAGCagtagtacaactttgaattctgctgtactcgtctggaccaagtCTACACACAAGtcatttcttggccttagcattcttCTTCCACTTTCTCAAGTcgtcagcagtgcagtcagctcttgtttttggcaccTCTTCTTCTTCGGCATTTATCTTCATGGTAGCCAATGGCCCATCTGTGACAATgacccatagctcatagtcttctcttatgatgtgatctctcatcctgtttttccaccaagagtaataCCGGCCgttgaagagtggtggcctagcagtggattgcccttcccaatttccagatggtgcactcatcttgatcttctcctaaggtgttagcctcttcaaggataacctgctctgataccaattaatattttatacgtcaataccacacaagagggggtgatttgtgtggtgtctaatttttcgcgtgcacagattatagaaggacatggttcttctatgtgttccaactactactgttgcggaataataagtacagaaaataaagaacgcagagatttttacgtggaaaacacatggctcaaaaggtgaaaaaaatacggcctacttcccagtaggatttttccaaactctccaataaatcactgagccaaaaactgcatttacaaaacacttttataaacctaggattaactctaatcccgttgtggcaaccagcctctaactgctgtgacaacttcaagttaactctaatttGAATACtttgagtacctattacaattgtctctatataaagctgaaaggtacaatatgaaaacacctactataattgaactagaataaaagacagacacttgaagctggttcttctatctggttcatgtatcTTCAGGTtcacacacttgaatcacacacgaactgcttgcaaaataccttgttattttgctctcaattcacgtttaacttctactTTTGTGCGTCCCCtatagaatgagaacatcctgcgatttatagagttagtagagtagaaaacaactagagttctaatgctactcctccttggtggaagagttctagttgatctcaacctctaactcctcccttatcttggatagtgttctctttgattaaggagtcattctccttatcaattatgcaactcttttcgatcaggagatattaattcgaccaagttaagcttatctccttcacgtgcatcccacataCTCGATTATGCCCGTGTTTATGCACACAGGGGATGGACctgagggatggacctggttcatgcctgaaCTTCCTTTGTCAATTTTtaaaactaaccttcacttagGCCAACAAGTAGTAATTTGcatataaaattttaattaagtaATAACCTCTCTAACAAGGATATGTAAGTTTATAATGTAATATAGATAGGTAAATATTCTTTATTTCAAAATGTGGAATTTAGTAGGCAAATGTTAGTAGAACTCATTCttgtctgaatttgaatatgcTAATGTTAATAGAACTAATCAAACTGCGTTAAAAAATGATGTATCAATCATTCCATTAATCATATCTCAACTTAAATTAGCCTAAATAGCCATCCACTTAACCGTTTAAATAAAAAGTAGCAGGTGAATATAtgatatattatatatgtataattcatatataatatctgTATAATCATATACTATAACCTATGTATATCGgttagaaaataataaatttgactGACTGGACTATTTAGGTAAAATCCCTAAAACTCTAGTCGACAAACCAACCAGAGAGAGGTAGCACTCTGATCCAGATTACATTACAGCGAGATTGCGCATTAGCCTTAGCCCAAAGTCTTTCGGTAACGTTTGGTCGTGAAAAACTTTAACACCCGATTTTGCAATTGGACTGGgaatccaaaaattcaaaatctgGGCTGTAAAATCGGGTTAGTTTCTGACTAGCTAGCTGTGGTTTAATTGGCACGGGGATTAATCAGGGATCTTCCAACCCGCAGGTTGTACACAGTCTGTTCGACTATTTGATTCAAAGAGATTTCAGATTTTCATATATCTTTCAATCGCTCTTTGTCCATTCGTATTTAATAAAAATCTGTCAGTGGGTTCACTTAACCGCATTCAGAGTCCTTATTTTCTGCCTTATTATCATTTTGTGTTGCCTTTGAAGTTTGAGAAAGATGCTTATAAAACGTATCctgtcatcttctatttcttcttcatATGGCTTTTCATCGTTGTCCACCTCCTCGAATTTGTTAAAAAGCGGAAGCATTTTGAAGCAAGCAAGGACATTTTCAGATGCTGATATTATTGAGTATTCCAAGCTGACACACGACGCCAATCCATTGCATTTTGATGCTGAATGCGCCAAAAATGCTGGTTTTAGTGACCGCCTTGTTCCTGGGATGCTTGTCGCTTCCTTATTTCCTAGGATTATTGCTGCTCATTTTGTAAGTTTTACATTCCTCAATCCTGTCCCGTTGCTTCTCTTAAGAACTTAAAAACTTTATGACATTGTAAAAGACACTATTTGGTTAGTTAAGTAAAAGTCCAAATACATGTAGCTTGTATGGTAACAATGGATTAGTTACCTGAAAATGATGGTTAAATAATATGATACAACAATTAAACTACACGTTAGTGTATCTAATTTAAATCCAAAACTTTGTTAATACTTAGCCAAGACTTTAATATTCATAGAATGGTAGGATAAATAGGTTTTAAACACTATAAGGTTAATTAAAAGTCAAGTAGAAGTTAAAGTTTTAGTTGTTCATGTCGAAAAGAAGGTACACACAACCTACTATAATTAGTTAACCTACACCGATAGCTTAACAGATCCTTAAACTTTTTTGTTATATACTTAAGAGTAAATATGATGATATATTTCTTAAAGTAGCTAAATATGCAACATTGTTGAATGGCGAAGGTACTATGTAGATCTGGTTTTAAATTGGAAAATTCTTTAGTGTAACTCTAACTATTGTTGTTTGGTAATTTCTCCAGCCAGGAGCTGTGTATGTTTCACAAACCTTGCACTTCAAATTACCTGTTTATATTGGAGATGAGATCATTGCTGAGGTACAAGCATCAAGCATTAGACAAATGAAAAACAAGCATATGTAAGTACCTCTTGGCTGAAGATTTATAGTTCGATACCATATTTTGTGGCTCCTAATTGCATTGCTCTCTATGGTCCAGCGCAAAACTGTCAACAAAATGTTTCAAATGTGATGGTCCTCTAGTAATTGATGGTGAGGCAACAGCAATTTTACCATCTCTGGTAATGGAACCAACTCACTTGGCAAGTACTTCCAGCTAATCGGAAAAACCTTTGCTTGTCAGTTAAAGCACCTGAAGTTGCACGAGATTCTCTTAAAATCCTAGCAGCCTGCATAGTTGTCTGCTTATTATTAAGAAATACATAGGGAATGTCCCTCAGTTAATTGCAACCCTGGATGGTAGAATTCGATGTCATTCAGTCCAGAGCCTTTAGGTTGAGTCACAAGTTAGCATTGTTCTGAGCCTTTAGG is drawn from Nicotiana tabacum cultivar K326 chromosome 22, ASM71507v2, whole genome shotgun sequence and contains these coding sequences:
- the LOC107769053 gene encoding 3-hydroxyacyl-[acyl-carrier-protein] dehydratase FERN, mitochondrial-like; protein product: MLIKRILSSSISSSYGFSSLSTSSNLLKSGSILKQARTFSDADIIEYSKLTHDANPLHFDAECAKNAGFSDRLVPGMLVASLFPRIIAAHFPGAVYVSQTLHFKLPVYIGDEIIAEVQASSIRQMKNKHIAKLSTKCFKCDGPLVIDGEATAILPSLVMEPTHLASTSS